From the Chloroflexus aurantiacus J-10-fl genome, one window contains:
- the mvk gene encoding mevalonate kinase — translation MATAPAKLILCGEHAVVYGRPAIALPLADIRATATVAPSPAGSGPMIHAPDLGGRWRVAEQPTDPLSRLVTTVVERFGLPADVEITIRSAIPIASGMGSGAAIATAIVRELLAYGGQTLPPAEISAIVYESERAYHGTPSGIDNTVVAFEQPIWFQRRPDQPPLIEPIVIGTPLTLVVGDTGVRSPTRLPVGAVRERWQADPARYEALFDQVATLVVAARTALAEGDVVTLGTLLNTNHELLRDIGVSSAELDCLTTAARSAGALGAKLAGAGWGGVMLALTTPDQAPVIAAALQAAGATNTLVTTIAATG, via the coding sequence ATGGCAACGGCACCGGCGAAACTCATCCTCTGTGGCGAGCACGCCGTCGTCTACGGTCGTCCGGCGATTGCTCTGCCACTGGCCGATATTCGCGCCACGGCTACCGTAGCGCCATCTCCTGCCGGGAGTGGGCCGATGATCCATGCCCCTGATCTCGGTGGCAGGTGGCGCGTGGCCGAACAGCCGACCGATCCACTCAGCAGGCTGGTCACCACTGTCGTCGAACGTTTCGGGCTGCCGGCTGATGTCGAGATCACAATTCGCTCTGCCATCCCAATTGCCAGTGGGATGGGCAGTGGCGCCGCAATTGCCACGGCAATTGTGCGAGAGCTGTTGGCCTACGGCGGTCAAACTCTGCCACCGGCAGAGATTTCTGCCATCGTCTACGAGAGTGAACGTGCGTATCACGGCACACCGAGCGGCATTGACAATACCGTTGTTGCGTTTGAACAGCCTATCTGGTTTCAACGCCGTCCTGATCAACCACCACTCATCGAGCCGATTGTCATTGGCACTCCCCTGACTCTGGTGGTCGGTGATACCGGTGTGCGTAGCCCCACACGCTTACCGGTTGGTGCTGTGCGCGAGCGCTGGCAAGCCGATCCTGCTCGCTATGAAGCACTGTTCGACCAGGTAGCAACGCTGGTCGTTGCTGCACGAACTGCCCTTGCCGAAGGGGATGTGGTGACGTTGGGAACGCTACTCAACACCAATCACGAATTGCTCCGCGACATTGGCGTGTCATCGGCAGAACTTGATTGCCTGACCACCGCTGCCCGTTCAGCCGGCGCTCTGGGTGCCAAACTGGCCGGTGCCGGTTGGGGTGGGGTGATGCTGGCACTCACTACCCCCGATCAGGCACCGGTTATTGCGGCGGCATTACAGGCCGCGGGTGCAACAAATACCCTCGTGACCACAATTGCAGCCACCGGCTGA
- the pheT gene encoding phenylalanine--tRNA ligase subunit beta, translating into MRVPLSWLREFVTIDLPVEELARRLTFGGMEVAQIHRIGVEGAPLPWDPELIVVANVLEVRSHPNADRLVLADVDYGAAQPHTVVTGAPNLFQYRDQGRLTHPLKAVFAREGAQLYDGHAEGWVITKLKGRPVRGVMSDAMLCSEKELGLSEDHEGILILPDDAPVGMPLRDYLGEVVLEIDLTPNFARCLSIVGVAREVAALTGAPLHIPEPQVEATGPSLIGRAAVTVLTPDLCPRFMVGLAEGVKIGPSPFWMQRRLINAGMRPINNIVDISNYVMLEWGQPTHAFDADRVANRHLIVRLAQPGERLTTLDNRDRDLTPGDESGLTHPPLLVCDETGPLAVAGVMGGASSEVSEATTNVLLEAAIWEPVQIRRTARGLKLPSEASRRFERGVDYELPPIALRRCLELMRLYAGATIAADFIDVYSRPWQSVTIDLPPSEVRRLLGIHLDSHTIADMLSRLGFECTVVGSATVGDFAMLAVEPTVRVKVPSFRQDVTMTADLCEEIARIYGYDRIPDTRLADELPPPATQRAIELEEQVRDLMAGAGLTELITYSLIDMELVARVHPSEAIADRYLKLSNPSTPEHVYLRRSLLPSIAAALAMNLRERERSTVFEIGRVYLPLAQPGQDDRWLPDEPRRLAIALAGPRQPESWLSTDRDWLDFYDVKGIVELLGERLGLSDRLSFVPLTDDERFHPGRSATLVLTTQRDGRGRAVEQQVVGVLGEAHPQVRARLEVTVPRIVLAEIDLETLFVHAGQAVYRPISRFPASTQDLSIVADETVTEAQIRSVIQRSAGEYLESLVLFDRYSGPQVGEGKRSLTYHLTFRAPDRTLLDETLAKIRKKIISSLERELGATIRS; encoded by the coding sequence ATGAGAGTTCCACTGTCGTGGTTGCGAGAATTTGTAACAATTGATCTGCCGGTCGAGGAACTGGCCCGCCGCCTGACCTTTGGCGGTATGGAGGTCGCTCAGATTCATCGTATCGGCGTTGAAGGTGCCCCTTTGCCCTGGGATCCCGAACTGATCGTGGTGGCAAACGTCCTGGAGGTTCGTTCGCATCCGAACGCAGATCGCCTGGTGCTGGCCGACGTTGATTACGGTGCCGCGCAGCCCCATACGGTGGTGACCGGTGCCCCCAATCTGTTTCAGTACCGTGATCAAGGGCGTTTAACTCATCCGCTCAAGGCGGTATTCGCTCGCGAAGGTGCGCAGTTGTACGATGGTCACGCTGAAGGGTGGGTGATTACAAAACTCAAGGGCCGCCCGGTACGTGGCGTGATGAGCGATGCCATGCTCTGTTCCGAGAAAGAGCTGGGGTTGAGTGAGGATCACGAAGGTATTTTGATTTTGCCCGATGACGCACCGGTCGGAATGCCGTTACGCGATTATTTAGGCGAAGTAGTGCTTGAAATTGATCTCACGCCTAATTTCGCTCGTTGTCTCTCTATTGTTGGTGTGGCCCGCGAAGTTGCCGCCCTCACCGGTGCACCACTGCATATCCCCGAACCACAGGTTGAGGCAACCGGCCCTTCGCTGATTGGGCGGGCCGCAGTGACTGTGCTTACCCCCGATCTCTGTCCGCGCTTTATGGTCGGGCTGGCAGAAGGCGTCAAGATCGGTCCGTCACCCTTCTGGATGCAGCGCCGGCTGATCAATGCCGGGATGCGCCCGATTAACAATATTGTTGACATTTCCAACTATGTGATGCTGGAGTGGGGCCAACCAACCCACGCCTTCGACGCCGACCGGGTTGCCAATCGTCATTTGATTGTGCGGCTGGCCCAGCCTGGCGAACGCCTGACCACGCTCGATAACCGTGACCGTGATTTAACCCCTGGTGATGAGAGTGGCTTAACCCATCCGCCCCTGCTGGTTTGCGATGAGACCGGGCCGCTGGCGGTGGCGGGTGTGATGGGTGGTGCAAGTTCAGAGGTAAGCGAGGCAACAACGAATGTCTTGCTGGAAGCGGCGATCTGGGAACCGGTACAGATCCGACGTACCGCCCGTGGCCTGAAGCTGCCTAGTGAGGCATCACGCCGCTTTGAACGCGGGGTAGATTACGAGTTGCCCCCTATCGCGCTGCGTCGCTGTCTCGAACTGATGCGTCTCTACGCCGGTGCCACCATTGCCGCCGATTTCATCGATGTCTACTCGCGTCCGTGGCAGTCGGTGACGATTGATTTACCTCCGTCCGAAGTGCGTCGGCTCCTCGGCATTCACCTCGATAGCCATACCATTGCCGACATGCTCAGCCGTCTTGGCTTTGAGTGTACGGTGGTGGGAAGTGCAACGGTCGGTGATTTTGCCATGCTGGCGGTTGAACCGACAGTGCGCGTGAAGGTGCCTTCATTTCGACAAGATGTGACCATGACGGCTGACCTGTGCGAGGAGATTGCTCGCATCTACGGTTATGACCGCATCCCAGATACCCGACTGGCCGACGAGCTGCCGCCACCGGCGACCCAGCGCGCTATCGAGCTTGAGGAGCAGGTTCGTGATCTGATGGCCGGCGCCGGTCTGACCGAATTGATCACCTATTCGCTGATCGATATGGAGCTGGTTGCCAGGGTCCACCCATCTGAAGCGATAGCTGATCGCTACCTCAAGCTGAGCAATCCCAGCACACCAGAGCATGTCTACCTGCGCCGCTCGCTGCTGCCTTCAATTGCCGCAGCGCTGGCGATGAACCTCCGTGAACGCGAACGCTCGACAGTCTTCGAGATCGGGCGGGTGTATCTCCCACTTGCCCAACCAGGACAGGATGATCGCTGGCTACCCGACGAACCCCGGCGTCTGGCAATCGCTCTCGCCGGTCCTCGCCAGCCAGAGAGCTGGTTGAGCACCGACCGCGACTGGCTCGATTTCTACGATGTCAAAGGGATTGTCGAGCTGCTTGGTGAACGCCTGGGGCTGTCCGACCGGCTGAGCTTTGTGCCGCTCACCGACGACGAGCGCTTCCACCCCGGTCGGTCAGCGACGCTTGTGCTCACCACGCAACGTGACGGGCGTGGACGGGCGGTTGAGCAGCAGGTCGTTGGTGTGCTTGGCGAAGCCCATCCACAGGTACGTGCCCGGCTTGAGGTGACGGTACCGCGCATCGTGCTGGCCGAGATTGATCTGGAAACCCTGTTCGTCCATGCCGGACAGGCGGTCTACCGGCCAATTTCGCGCTTCCCGGCCAGTACGCAGGACCTCTCCATTGTTGCCGACGAAACGGTGACTGAAGCCCAGATTCGGAGCGTCATTCAGCGTAGTGCCGGCGAATACCTGGAGAGCCTGGTCCTCTTCGACCGGTATAGTGGGCCACAAGTTGGTGAAGGCAAGCGGAGTCTTACCTATCACCTGACTTTCCGGGCTCCCGACCGCACCCTTCTCGACGAGACACTGGCGAAGATTCGCAAGAAGATCATTTCCAGTCTCGAACGGGAACTGGGTGCTACAATCCGCAGCTAA
- a CDS encoding division/cell wall cluster transcriptional repressor MraZ — MLLGTWDVTLDEAGNLTLPIPLRPLLFPGVVVTRGFERCLHLCPEPFWRGLARRVSSLSLSGADERWLRRLLFADAHVLAIDEQATITLSESLRRYATLERHAVLVGMDQYLELWSPERWQECQATLLANAGRWSRRDWTVVGLAEGGISL, encoded by the coding sequence ATGCTACTTGGTACATGGGACGTGACACTCGATGAAGCCGGCAATCTGACGCTCCCTATTCCGCTACGCCCGCTGCTCTTCCCCGGCGTCGTGGTTACCCGTGGGTTCGAGCGCTGTCTGCATCTGTGCCCGGAACCATTCTGGCGCGGGCTGGCCCGACGGGTGAGTAGTCTCTCGCTGAGTGGTGCCGACGAACGCTGGCTGCGCCGGTTGCTGTTTGCCGATGCCCACGTGCTGGCGATTGATGAACAGGCAACTATCACCCTCAGCGAGTCGTTGCGCCGCTACGCTACGCTGGAACGACACGCGGTGTTGGTCGGTATGGATCAGTATCTGGAGCTGTGGAGTCCTGAACGCTGGCAGGAGTGTCAGGCAACCCTGCTGGCTAACGCAGGCCGCTGGTCTCGTCGTGACTGGACGGTGGTCGGTCTGGCAGAAGGTGGTATTTCTTTGTGA
- a CDS encoding CHAT domain-containing protein has translation MRSTYQPVLLSIDFSSYQRGFFVRWESNEVIDITQSQMPMPIAEADVPLVLRALDVLQDPAYPHPWTAAQETAFMFSQAEQDRLRELNFWDEDNRAPVDLPRRVGRRLFRALTHDKRGAEALKIVRAYALAVDRPLLISCHFHAHAPADVALAALPWELLWADEPTPLLTERRLAATIERRLKHTGPPPAPTPGRGALRILALSPQAGIPMELRQIERSARMHALQPLLERNLAEVRELSPVSRRELERVVREWSPDVIHYYGHGRYEQGSGALLLDHERGGEEWTPPDALAAAFGGVQMVVLHACQGAMATPGATLLSSVAPALSMAGVPVVIGMQFTIRADAATRIASIVYAGLAQGRSVQEALAAARIALYVGETDQVSWFVPALYVRSRSHGPIYLRPPTDQPPVLTLGPSLSSQPRHPHIRRLRIQEEWARQRLQADRQ, from the coding sequence ATGCGATCAACATACCAGCCCGTCCTGCTGTCTATCGATTTCAGTTCGTACCAACGTGGTTTCTTCGTGCGTTGGGAGTCTAACGAAGTGATTGATATTACGCAGAGCCAGATGCCGATGCCGATTGCCGAAGCCGATGTGCCGCTGGTTTTGCGCGCACTCGATGTCTTGCAAGACCCGGCATATCCCCACCCCTGGACAGCCGCCCAGGAGACGGCATTTATGTTTAGTCAGGCAGAGCAGGATCGGCTCCGTGAACTCAATTTTTGGGATGAAGATAATCGGGCACCGGTTGATTTGCCACGACGGGTCGGGCGACGGCTCTTTCGCGCACTCACGCACGATAAGCGTGGTGCCGAGGCGTTGAAGATTGTGCGAGCCTACGCCCTGGCTGTTGATCGACCGCTCCTGATTTCTTGCCACTTTCACGCTCACGCACCAGCCGATGTCGCACTGGCTGCGTTGCCCTGGGAATTGCTCTGGGCTGATGAACCAACGCCACTGTTGACGGAGCGTCGCCTGGCGGCGACGATTGAACGACGGTTGAAGCATACCGGTCCTCCACCTGCACCAACCCCAGGGCGTGGTGCGCTGCGGATTCTCGCGCTCTCACCACAGGCCGGTATTCCGATGGAACTCCGCCAAATCGAGCGGAGTGCGCGTATGCACGCCCTGCAACCTCTGCTCGAACGGAATCTGGCCGAGGTTCGCGAGCTGAGTCCCGTTTCCCGCCGGGAGCTGGAACGTGTCGTCCGCGAATGGTCTCCTGATGTCATTCACTACTACGGCCACGGTCGCTATGAGCAGGGGAGCGGGGCACTGCTGCTTGACCACGAACGTGGTGGCGAGGAATGGACGCCACCAGATGCGCTTGCGGCTGCATTTGGCGGTGTGCAGATGGTTGTGCTCCACGCCTGTCAGGGCGCTATGGCAACCCCAGGCGCAACCCTGCTCAGTAGCGTCGCACCGGCACTGAGTATGGCCGGCGTGCCGGTGGTGATTGGGATGCAGTTTACGATTCGGGCCGACGCCGCTACCCGCATCGCCAGTATTGTGTACGCCGGTCTGGCCCAGGGACGGAGTGTTCAGGAAGCGTTGGCAGCTGCCCGCATTGCCCTGTATGTCGGTGAAACCGATCAGGTGTCGTGGTTTGTGCCGGCCCTCTATGTGCGTAGTCGCAGCCACGGTCCAATCTACCTGCGCCCACCCACCGACCAGCCACCGGTTCTTACGCTTGGCCCATCGTTATCATCGCAGCCTCGCCATCCACATATCCGGCGTTTACGCATTCAAGAGGAATGGGCACGTCAGCGTTTGCAAGCAGATCGGCAGTAA
- a CDS encoding N-acetylmuramoyl-L-alanine amidase, producing the protein MYQIEWLGMTRNNFKPGTPDRIRMVVLHATAGTYPGDLKWLRQGGAPGREVSVHYYINKRGHIVQLVADHDIAWHAGVSRWEVDGRTVYGCNDVSIGIELENRNDGRDPYPPEQYAAARWLTRELVQKYQIPPNQVVRHLDIAPGRKTDPAGFPWQRFVSEVFADLPGAPTMPPTEQMRQRMLDVAYRAAGSGLPASWPFATTARTLHLGMPVASLIARPPASRAASSPNDRERVLSLPDGTRYLVEVYARDALFATVGPDDTLRPDEPIQRLRDVPASPQRLALLDAIFRAADPINGFQPGWAFHQYFLDHEAELGMPISHNHRLALAPGWHVACQHFALDSLCSPVGQWQVIYRLSDIRRAAAGQMILPGLSRERARQLANLLLDDLFALRTGRRYQAEAALVRYALDEDLGAPLGPPETDVVDGIPIALMPFALDVVACRLPAPDWPLDRPLPPGNPFGRLTALLSSHRQGVSGVIRLSRMHNPRSLPVMQATPLVGSPRPDRPFIDVSLFAGDGEVRRRAIDTIVVIPTPGPASLALTQAHTAARWHYYIDHTGTVFRLRHERYVARAARGIGLPAEQLDQRALVIAVEGELDHAPPTLRKAAKALIQLLCRHFQISSNRIHVGEMTMHL; encoded by the coding sequence ATGTATCAGATTGAATGGCTAGGAATGACGCGCAACAATTTCAAGCCCGGCACCCCTGATCGCATCCGTATGGTGGTGTTACACGCCACCGCCGGCACCTATCCCGGTGATCTGAAGTGGCTGCGTCAGGGTGGTGCGCCAGGCCGTGAAGTGTCTGTGCATTACTACATCAATAAACGTGGACACATTGTGCAACTGGTTGCCGATCACGATATTGCCTGGCACGCCGGTGTCAGTCGTTGGGAGGTGGACGGACGTACCGTCTACGGCTGTAACGATGTGTCGATTGGGATTGAGTTAGAGAACCGGAACGATGGTCGCGATCCGTATCCGCCGGAACAGTATGCGGCGGCACGCTGGTTAACCCGCGAGCTGGTGCAGAAGTATCAGATTCCGCCAAACCAGGTTGTCCGCCACCTTGACATTGCCCCCGGTCGGAAGACCGATCCGGCTGGCTTCCCCTGGCAACGCTTTGTCAGTGAGGTGTTTGCCGATCTTCCCGGCGCCCCGACGATGCCGCCGACCGAGCAGATGCGCCAACGGATGCTCGATGTCGCCTATCGCGCCGCCGGGAGTGGCCTGCCCGCGAGCTGGCCCTTCGCTACCACAGCACGTACCCTTCATCTGGGGATGCCGGTGGCCTCGTTAATCGCCCGTCCACCGGCATCACGTGCGGCATCATCACCGAATGATCGGGAACGAGTGTTGTCACTTCCCGATGGCACCCGCTATCTGGTGGAGGTCTACGCTCGTGATGCGCTCTTTGCAACCGTTGGCCCGGATGACACGCTGCGCCCCGATGAGCCAATTCAGCGATTACGTGATGTTCCCGCCAGCCCGCAACGTCTGGCGCTCCTCGACGCTATCTTCCGGGCTGCCGACCCGATCAACGGGTTTCAACCGGGCTGGGCATTCCATCAGTATTTTCTCGACCATGAGGCTGAACTTGGCATGCCAATCAGTCACAACCACCGCCTCGCTCTGGCACCGGGATGGCATGTCGCCTGCCAGCACTTCGCCCTCGACAGCCTCTGCTCGCCGGTTGGTCAGTGGCAGGTAATCTACCGTCTGAGTGATATTCGACGTGCTGCGGCAGGCCAGATGATTCTTCCCGGTCTGAGTCGTGAGCGAGCCAGGCAACTGGCGAATCTCCTGCTTGATGATCTCTTTGCCCTGCGTACCGGTCGGCGGTATCAGGCTGAGGCGGCGCTCGTGCGGTACGCGCTTGACGAAGATCTGGGCGCACCGCTTGGCCCACCCGAAACAGATGTCGTTGATGGCATCCCCATCGCGTTGATGCCGTTTGCCCTCGATGTGGTGGCCTGTCGCCTGCCGGCACCGGACTGGCCACTCGACCGGCCACTGCCACCGGGCAATCCGTTCGGTCGTCTCACCGCATTGCTCAGCTCACACCGTCAGGGCGTATCCGGTGTTATCCGATTATCACGGATGCACAATCCGCGTTCGCTCCCGGTGATGCAGGCAACCCCGTTGGTGGGATCACCCCGACCTGATCGCCCGTTCATCGATGTCAGTCTCTTTGCCGGTGACGGTGAGGTACGTCGGCGAGCGATTGATACCATTGTCGTTATCCCAACGCCAGGACCGGCGAGCCTGGCACTGACGCAGGCGCATACGGCTGCGCGCTGGCACTACTACATCGATCATACCGGCACCGTCTTTCGGTTGCGGCACGAACGCTATGTTGCGCGGGCTGCCCGTGGTATCGGCCTGCCTGCCGAACAGCTCGATCAACGGGCACTGGTCATTGCTGTTGAGGGTGAACTTGACCACGCCCCGCCGACACTTCGTAAAGCAGCAAAGGCGCTCATTCAGTTACTCTGCCGACATTTTCAGATTAGCAGCAACCGGATACACGTAGGCGAAATGACCATGCATTTGTAG
- a CDS encoding cell division protein FtsZ yields the protein MQSTASSFHARAPINIKLIGLGGCGGNLVSTLKLQNDQVDLVVANTDLQDLAGRTTIPTRILLGPQQTAGKGAGGRPDVGAAATVESEPMLAKALSGADLVVIVAGMGGGTGTGAAPVVARLARQLGALTLAFVTMPFQVEKGQRSRIAEQGLASVSKEADAVVVVSNQKILNFVDPRTTLSVALTYSNTILAAAISGVIDQLSLPSLMQLDFSHVRQTLSQAGQTMLGIGSATGSDAAQRAMQLALKCDLLEGNLQKARRVFASIIGGSNLGLIDVHQAIEQIHRVVANEIDLVIGVATSPLASHRDRVRVTLIASEVASFRQSLSSGQANPKASVTHTISSNDLPPFLKLHRRGCL from the coding sequence ATGCAGTCAACAGCTTCTTCGTTTCACGCCCGCGCCCCGATCAACATCAAGCTGATTGGGCTGGGCGGATGTGGTGGGAATCTGGTCAGTACGCTGAAGCTCCAGAACGATCAGGTGGATCTGGTCGTTGCCAATACCGATTTGCAAGACCTGGCAGGGCGTACCACTATTCCAACCCGTATCTTGCTCGGCCCACAGCAGACCGCCGGAAAGGGAGCGGGTGGGCGGCCTGATGTCGGGGCAGCCGCAACTGTCGAGAGCGAGCCAATGCTGGCGAAGGCATTGAGTGGCGCCGATCTGGTTGTGATTGTCGCCGGTATGGGTGGTGGTACCGGTACCGGTGCCGCGCCGGTGGTCGCCCGGCTTGCCCGTCAGCTCGGAGCATTGACCCTGGCCTTTGTTACGATGCCGTTTCAGGTCGAAAAGGGACAGCGGAGCCGGATTGCCGAACAGGGACTTGCCAGTGTGAGCAAAGAGGCTGATGCTGTGGTTGTGGTTTCCAATCAAAAGATTTTGAATTTTGTCGATCCGCGGACAACCCTATCGGTTGCGCTGACGTACAGCAATACGATTTTAGCTGCTGCAATCAGCGGTGTGATCGATCAGCTCTCCCTCCCCTCACTGATGCAGCTCGATTTTTCCCACGTGCGGCAGACCCTCAGTCAGGCCGGACAAACGATGCTTGGGATTGGCAGTGCAACAGGAAGTGATGCTGCCCAGCGTGCGATGCAGCTCGCGCTGAAATGTGATTTGCTCGAAGGAAATTTACAAAAAGCCCGCCGTGTCTTCGCTTCAATCATCGGTGGCAGTAACCTGGGTCTGATCGATGTCCATCAGGCGATTGAGCAGATCCATCGTGTGGTTGCCAATGAGATCGATCTGGTCATCGGTGTTGCTACCTCACCACTGGCGTCGCACCGGGATCGCGTGCGGGTAACGCTCATTGCCAGCGAGGTGGCTTCCTTCCGTCAGTCGCTCTCCTCTGGGCAGGCCAACCCAAAAGCATCTGTCACGCATACGATCTCCAGTAACGATCTACCACCCTTTTTGAAATTGCACCGACGAGGTTGTTTATGA
- a CDS encoding glycosyltransferase family 2 protein: MMSLMWGLLTVIFWVSGIVLAGMVAYLLLLTGAAFFARRTTTLRPHPTTRFVIMIPAHNEERLLPDLLTNLQQLDYPRELYTVHVVADNCSDQTAAVAAAHGAIVHERFDQTLRGKGYALEWLLQQIWLRQEPHDAVVILDADTVVSTNFLRVMDARLAQGERVIQAYYAVRQPEGAWSAGIRAVALIVLHYLRPLGRMVLGGSTGLKGNGMVFAADILRQQRWTASLTEDIEYHMRLILAGERAMFAPDTVVWAEMPDSLKSAQTQNERWERGRMEMVRHYVPQLLREGLRRRSFLLIDAAIEQLIPPFSVVTGASVLLLLIALVLGDPAALALAGFVLLGQVVYILSGLILVKAPWPVYRSLLFTPLFVIWKLWLYIRLLLGIKPRDWIRTARNRAPHS; encoded by the coding sequence ATGATGTCGTTGATGTGGGGCTTGTTGACGGTGATCTTCTGGGTCAGCGGGATTGTGCTGGCAGGGATGGTGGCTTATCTTCTGCTGCTCACCGGAGCAGCCTTTTTCGCCCGGCGCACAACGACGCTTCGTCCGCATCCCACCACGCGCTTTGTGATCATGATACCGGCGCACAATGAAGAGCGCCTGTTGCCCGATCTGCTGACTAATCTGCAACAACTCGACTATCCGCGTGAACTCTACACTGTACACGTCGTTGCCGATAACTGTTCGGATCAGACTGCCGCAGTTGCTGCCGCGCATGGAGCCATCGTCCACGAACGATTCGATCAGACGCTGCGTGGCAAGGGGTACGCTTTGGAATGGTTGTTGCAGCAAATCTGGTTGCGCCAGGAACCGCACGATGCGGTCGTCATTCTCGATGCCGACACGGTGGTCTCGACCAATTTTCTACGGGTGATGGATGCCCGGCTGGCGCAGGGTGAACGAGTTATCCAGGCTTACTATGCGGTACGTCAACCCGAAGGCGCATGGAGTGCCGGAATCCGTGCGGTGGCCTTGATTGTCCTGCACTACCTCCGCCCTCTGGGCCGCATGGTGCTTGGTGGCTCGACCGGCCTGAAGGGCAATGGGATGGTCTTTGCCGCCGACATTCTACGGCAGCAGCGCTGGACAGCCTCGCTGACGGAAGATATTGAGTACCACATGCGGCTGATTCTGGCGGGTGAGCGCGCCATGTTTGCGCCCGATACCGTGGTATGGGCCGAGATGCCCGATAGTCTGAAGTCTGCCCAAACCCAAAATGAGCGCTGGGAGCGCGGACGGATGGAGATGGTGCGCCATTATGTGCCGCAACTGCTGCGTGAAGGGTTGCGCCGACGAAGCTTTTTGCTGATCGATGCTGCCATCGAGCAACTGATTCCACCCTTTTCGGTGGTTACCGGAGCCAGTGTATTGCTCTTGCTGATCGCCCTCGTCCTGGGTGACCCGGCAGCACTCGCGCTGGCCGGTTTTGTGTTGCTTGGTCAGGTTGTGTACATTCTCAGTGGGCTGATCCTGGTGAAGGCACCGTGGCCGGTTTACCGCTCGTTACTCTTCACCCCGCTCTTTGTAATCTGGAAGCTGTGGCTCTACATCCGGCTGCTACTCGGCATCAAACCGCGTGACTGGATTCGGACGGCCCGGAATCGGGCACCGCATTCGTGA
- a CDS encoding glycosyltransferase family 4 protein, whose amino-acid sequence MNQVLLTVSGIIPSDLEQQIAAGRRPRADYLELARHFGADLIDYRIARETSGPVGRLFERLGGPNLLLAWACFTRRHRYQAIVTDGEQVGLPLAALLKYFTPNRRPRHLMIVHVLSVPKKMIFLDRFAVHTHIDRFMVYSTWQQRFITQRWGLPVKRVPFTPFMVDDRFFHPRHAPPRQTPRPQICAVGLERRDYPTLLRAVDGLDADVVVAAASPWSKQRDTTRNQPIPPNVRVQKFSQYELRQLYSDSRFLVMPLEPVEFQAGVTAILEAMAMERAVICTATPGQTDVVVEGETGLYVPPRDPDALRKAIEHLLAEPEKAARMGRAGRRRVEEEMNLDHYAVRLTDFLYDTLTEVGVEPLSGKHKERL is encoded by the coding sequence GTGAATCAGGTTTTGCTTACCGTTTCAGGCATTATTCCATCTGATCTTGAACAGCAGATTGCTGCCGGTCGGCGCCCGCGCGCCGATTATCTTGAACTGGCCCGTCACTTCGGCGCCGATTTGATTGATTATCGGATTGCACGCGAGACCAGCGGGCCGGTCGGTCGTCTGTTTGAGCGCCTGGGAGGGCCGAATCTGCTGCTGGCCTGGGCCTGTTTTACCCGTCGTCATCGCTATCAGGCGATTGTCACCGACGGCGAACAGGTTGGTTTACCGCTGGCAGCCCTGCTCAAATATTTTACGCCCAACCGGCGGCCCCGCCATCTGATGATTGTCCACGTGTTGTCGGTGCCGAAGAAGATGATCTTTCTTGATCGTTTTGCTGTCCATACTCACATTGACCGTTTTATGGTCTATTCAACGTGGCAGCAGCGATTTATCACCCAACGGTGGGGCTTACCCGTTAAACGAGTGCCGTTTACCCCATTTATGGTTGACGACCGGTTTTTTCATCCCCGTCACGCACCGCCGCGCCAGACCCCACGCCCACAGATTTGCGCAGTTGGGCTGGAAAGGCGTGATTACCCGACTCTCCTGCGTGCTGTTGATGGTCTCGATGCAGACGTGGTCGTGGCTGCTGCCAGCCCGTGGTCAAAACAGAGAGATACCACCCGGAACCAGCCGATTCCACCCAATGTGCGTGTCCAGAAGTTCAGTCAATACGAATTACGCCAGCTCTACAGCGATAGCCGATTTCTGGTGATGCCGCTCGAACCGGTAGAGTTTCAGGCCGGAGTAACGGCTATTCTGGAAGCAATGGCGATGGAGCGGGCCGTTATCTGTACGGCAACACCCGGCCAGACCGATGTTGTCGTTGAGGGGGAAACCGGTCTGTACGTACCACCACGCGATCCGGATGCCTTGCGGAAAGCGATTGAACATCTCCTTGCCGAACCGGAAAAGGCAGCCCGTATGGGCCGCGCCGGGCGCCGGCGGGTTGAAGAGGAGATGAACCTCGATCATTATGCCGTGCGTCTGACCGATTTTCTCTACGATACGCTGACCGAAGTCGGTGTTGAGCCGCTGTCGGGTAAGCATAAGGAGCGACTATGA